A single window of Brevundimonas vitisensis DNA harbors:
- a CDS encoding fumarylacetoacetate hydrolase family protein — protein sequence MNIVESLPEDWREALLIGRVAGSDGPIPILVRNGRVLDVSARAPTTAEALARDDLATMDGVDLGAIDTLTFRTDWSEEEGFHLLSPLDLQCIKASGVTFAVSALERVIEERARGDAEAANLIREGLKARIGGDLKDLRPGSEQAEAVKATLIADGLWSQYLEVAIGPYAEIFTKAPVMASVGWGAAVGVRADSAWNNPEPEVVVICDPRGRAVGAALGNDVNLRDIEGRSALLLGKAKDNNASAAIGPFIRLFDAGFGMDDVRRAKVKLVVEGEDGFRLEGESSMSLISRDPEDLIAQTLSGHQYPDGFALYLGTMFAPVEDRDAPGKGFTHKLGDRVRVSSERLGVLDNIVTTCDRAAPWTMGVGELMRNLAARGLLGVPA from the coding sequence TTGAATATCGTCGAAAGCCTTCCCGAGGACTGGCGCGAGGCCCTGCTTATCGGGCGCGTCGCGGGGTCTGACGGTCCCATTCCCATCCTGGTCCGTAACGGCCGCGTGCTGGACGTTTCGGCCCGCGCACCGACAACGGCCGAGGCCTTGGCCAGGGATGATCTGGCCACGATGGACGGCGTCGACCTGGGGGCGATCGACACCCTGACCTTCAGGACGGACTGGTCCGAGGAGGAGGGGTTCCATCTTCTGTCGCCGCTCGATCTTCAGTGCATCAAGGCCTCTGGCGTTACTTTCGCGGTGTCGGCCCTGGAGCGAGTGATCGAAGAGCGGGCCCGCGGCGACGCAGAGGCGGCCAATCTGATCCGCGAGGGGCTGAAGGCCCGTATCGGTGGCGATCTGAAAGATCTCCGGCCGGGGTCAGAGCAAGCCGAGGCGGTCAAGGCGACCCTCATCGCGGACGGGCTCTGGTCCCAGTATCTGGAAGTCGCGATCGGCCCCTATGCGGAGATCTTCACCAAGGCCCCTGTCATGGCCTCGGTCGGGTGGGGCGCGGCGGTGGGGGTTCGGGCCGACTCGGCCTGGAACAACCCCGAACCTGAAGTGGTGGTGATCTGCGATCCCAGGGGGCGTGCCGTGGGCGCGGCCCTGGGCAACGACGTCAACCTGCGTGACATCGAGGGGCGATCGGCCCTGCTGCTGGGCAAGGCCAAGGACAACAATGCCTCGGCGGCGATCGGGCCGTTCATCCGCCTGTTCGATGCCGGTTTCGGCATGGACGACGTGCGCCGGGCGAAGGTGAAGCTGGTGGTCGAGGGTGAGGACGGCTTCCGGCTGGAGGGCGAAAGCTCGATGTCGCTGATCAGCCGTGACCCGGAAGACCTGATCGCCCAGACCCTGAGCGGGCATCAGTATCCCGACGGCTTCGCCCTTTATCTCGGCACAATGTTCGCTCCGGTCGAGGATCGTGACGCTCCCGGCAAGGGGTTCACTCACAAGCTCGGCGACAGGGTTCGGGTGTCATCCGAGCGTCTGGGCGTGCTGGACAATATCGTCACCACCTGCGACCGCGCCGCGCCCTGGACCATGGGCGTGGGTGAGCTGATGCGTAATCTGGCCGCGCGCGGCCTGCTCGGAGTACCCGCATGA
- a CDS encoding SDR family NAD(P)-dependent oxidoreductase, giving the protein MTDAIYPSLKGRLVVVTGGGSGIGAGIVEAFARQGARVVFFDVATEDSEALAASLSDLDPAPLFHWCDLTGVESLQACLADVIASHGPIDVLINNAANDDRHSLAEVTPDYWDDRIAVNLRHLYFAAQSVAPAMRLQGRGVILNLGSISWHLGLPDLSLYETAKAGIEGMTRALARELGADGVRVACIVPGNVKTPRQMKWYTPEGEAEIVDAQCLKGRIEPRDVAALALFLASDDARFITGHEYFVDAGWR; this is encoded by the coding sequence ATGACCGATGCGATCTATCCTTCGCTGAAAGGGCGTCTGGTCGTGGTTACGGGGGGTGGATCGGGCATCGGCGCGGGCATCGTCGAGGCGTTTGCCCGTCAGGGCGCGCGGGTGGTCTTCTTTGATGTGGCGACCGAGGACTCGGAAGCCCTGGCGGCTTCATTGTCCGACCTCGACCCGGCCCCCCTGTTCCACTGGTGCGACCTGACCGGCGTGGAGTCGTTGCAGGCGTGTCTGGCCGATGTGATTGCCAGCCATGGCCCGATCGACGTGCTGATCAACAATGCCGCAAATGACGACCGCCACAGCCTGGCCGAGGTCACGCCGGACTATTGGGACGACCGGATCGCGGTCAACCTGCGTCACCTCTACTTTGCGGCACAGTCCGTTGCCCCTGCCATGCGCCTCCAGGGCCGCGGGGTCATCCTGAACCTCGGGTCGATCAGCTGGCACCTGGGACTGCCGGACCTGTCGCTTTATGAAACGGCCAAGGCCGGAATCGAGGGGATGACGCGGGCGCTGGCGCGCGAACTGGGAGCCGATGGCGTCAGGGTGGCGTGCATCGTGCCGGGCAATGTGAAGACCCCACGCCAGATGAAGTGGTACACGCCAGAAGGCGAGGCCGAGATTGTCGATGCGCAATGCCTGAAGGGCCGAATCGAGCCTCGGGACGTCGCCGCCCTGGCGCTGTTCCTGGCCTCGGACGATGCGCGCTTCATCACCGGACATGAGTATTTCGTGGACGCCGGCTGGCGATAG
- a CDS encoding sugar porter family MFS transporter, which produces MAGPTGGSGPDIAGTDRVNMAFIALIVAVATIGGFMFGYDSGVINGTQDGLEQAFNLSALGTGFNVGAILLGCAFGAFAAGRLADAIGRRTVMQISAILFIVSAVWAGAADSSAHFIIARFIGGLGVGAASVLSPAYISEVTPASIRGRLSSVQQIMIITGLTGAFVANYWLASTAGGSTAEFWMGFPAWRWMFWLQVVPAAIYLLALLVIPESPRYLVVKKKDAAAQAVLSKLFGATAGARKVDEIRASLASDHKPKFSDLLDPITKKVRPIVWAGLILAVFQQLVGINIVFYYGAVLWQSVGFSENDALQINILSGVLSIVACLGAISVIDKIGRKPLLLIGSAGMFVTLAVVAWCFSRAALVDGNLQLDDQTGLIALISANAYVVFFNLSWGPVMWVMLGEMFPNQMRGSALAVAGFAQWIANFAISVSFPWMAATLGLVVTYGFYAVSALISYFLVQAWVKETRGRELEDMTG; this is translated from the coding sequence ATGGCAGGACCGACGGGGGGCTCCGGCCCGGATATCGCGGGCACCGACCGCGTAAATATGGCGTTCATCGCCCTGATCGTGGCCGTGGCCACTATTGGCGGCTTCATGTTCGGATATGATTCCGGCGTGATCAACGGGACGCAGGACGGGCTGGAACAAGCCTTCAACCTGTCGGCCCTGGGCACCGGGTTCAACGTGGGGGCGATCCTGCTGGGCTGTGCCTTCGGGGCCTTCGCTGCGGGCCGTCTGGCGGATGCGATCGGCCGCCGCACGGTCATGCAGATCTCGGCCATCCTGTTCATCGTCTCGGCGGTTTGGGCGGGAGCGGCAGACAGCTCGGCTCACTTCATCATCGCGCGCTTCATCGGCGGCCTGGGTGTCGGAGCGGCCTCGGTGCTGTCGCCGGCCTATATTTCGGAAGTCACTCCGGCTTCGATCCGGGGCCGACTGTCCAGCGTTCAGCAGATCATGATCATCACCGGCCTGACGGGGGCGTTCGTCGCCAACTACTGGCTGGCCAGTACCGCTGGCGGGTCGACCGCCGAGTTCTGGATGGGCTTTCCTGCCTGGCGCTGGATGTTCTGGCTACAGGTTGTCCCGGCCGCCATCTATCTGTTGGCCCTGCTGGTGATCCCTGAAAGCCCACGGTATCTGGTGGTCAAGAAGAAGGACGCGGCGGCCCAGGCCGTGCTGTCCAAACTGTTCGGCGCTACCGCCGGTGCTCGCAAGGTCGATGAGATCCGCGCCTCTCTAGCCTCGGACCACAAGCCCAAATTCTCTGACCTTCTGGACCCGATCACCAAGAAGGTTCGGCCCATCGTCTGGGCGGGTCTGATCCTGGCCGTGTTCCAGCAACTGGTCGGCATCAACATCGTCTTCTACTACGGTGCCGTGCTGTGGCAGTCGGTCGGCTTCTCCGAGAACGACGCGTTGCAGATCAATATCCTGTCGGGCGTGCTGTCGATCGTGGCCTGCCTGGGTGCCATCTCGGTCATCGACAAGATCGGCCGCAAGCCGCTGCTGCTGATCGGCTCGGCGGGCATGTTCGTGACACTGGCTGTTGTGGCCTGGTGCTTCTCTCGCGCGGCGCTGGTGGATGGCAACTTGCAGCTGGACGACCAGACCGGCCTGATCGCCCTGATCTCGGCCAACGCCTATGTGGTCTTCTTCAACCTCAGCTGGGGCCCGGTGATGTGGGTCATGCTGGGCGAGATGTTCCCCAACCAGATGCGGGGTTCGGCCCTGGCGGTGGCCGGTTTCGCCCAGTGGATCGCCAACTTTGCCATTTCGGTCAGCTTCCCCTGGATGGCAGCGACCCTCGGTCTTGTGGTGACCTACGGCTTCTATGCGGTCAGCGCCCTGATCTCCTATTTCCTGGTTCAGGCCTGGGTGAAGGAAACGCGGGGCCGCGAACTGGAAGACATGACCGGCTGA
- a CDS encoding aldehyde dehydrogenase family protein — protein MTDTLELSHWIGGEKVGGDRPGRSLNPSDTRDVVAHSPEGGAAEVDQAVSAARDAFTGWSEASPEVRFDVLDKAGSLIMERREQIGRLLSREEGKTLPEGIGETVRAARILKYFAGEALRLHGQNLTSTRPGVEVQTYRQPVGVFGLITPWNFPIAIPAWKIAPAIAFGNTVVIKPAGPTPATAEALIAVLHEAGLPAGVVNMIIGDGDVGRAIVAHKDIVGISFTGSQGVGAGVAEGAMKRQARVQLEMGGKNPLIVLDDADLDRAVQIALDGSFFATGQRCTASSRLIVQDGIHDRFVAALGEKVAALRVGDALDPNTQMGPAVSESQRETSYDYIAIAREAGGRVVTGGERLTLDKPGWYVQPTLIADTLPDARINNEEVFGPVASTLRVKSYEEALEIANGVEFGLSAGIVTQSLKHARDFQRRAKAGMTMVNLPTAGVDYHVPFGGSKKSSYGPREQGFAAADFYTQIKTSYSAG, from the coding sequence ATGACGGACACCCTGGAACTGTCGCACTGGATCGGCGGCGAAAAGGTGGGCGGCGATCGCCCAGGACGCAGCCTCAATCCGTCCGACACGCGCGACGTCGTGGCCCATTCGCCCGAGGGCGGAGCCGCCGAGGTTGATCAGGCTGTCTCGGCCGCTCGGGATGCCTTCACAGGCTGGTCCGAAGCCTCGCCCGAAGTTCGGTTCGATGTGCTGGACAAGGCGGGCTCGCTGATCATGGAGCGCCGCGAGCAGATCGGTCGTCTGCTGTCGCGCGAAGAGGGCAAGACCCTGCCTGAGGGCATCGGCGAGACGGTGCGCGCCGCCCGCATCCTGAAGTATTTCGCGGGCGAGGCTCTGCGGCTGCATGGCCAGAACCTGACCTCGACGCGTCCCGGGGTAGAGGTGCAGACCTATCGCCAGCCCGTCGGCGTGTTTGGCCTGATCACCCCCTGGAACTTCCCCATCGCCATTCCGGCCTGGAAGATCGCCCCGGCCATTGCGTTCGGAAACACCGTGGTCATCAAGCCCGCCGGCCCGACCCCGGCCACGGCCGAGGCGCTGATTGCGGTCCTGCATGAGGCGGGACTGCCGGCGGGTGTCGTGAACATGATCATCGGCGACGGCGACGTCGGCCGGGCCATCGTGGCGCACAAGGATATCGTGGGCATCAGCTTCACCGGCTCGCAGGGCGTCGGTGCGGGCGTGGCCGAGGGGGCGATGAAGCGCCAGGCGCGCGTGCAGCTGGAAATGGGCGGCAAGAACCCGCTGATCGTGCTGGACGACGCCGACCTGGACCGGGCGGTTCAGATCGCCCTGGACGGCTCCTTCTTTGCGACCGGCCAGCGGTGCACCGCCTCCAGCCGCCTGATCGTTCAGGACGGCATTCATGACCGCTTCGTCGCGGCCCTGGGCGAGAAGGTGGCGGCGCTGCGCGTCGGCGACGCCCTGGACCCTAATACCCAGATGGGTCCGGCGGTCAGCGAGAGCCAGCGCGAAACCTCCTATGACTATATCGCCATCGCGCGCGAAGCCGGGGGCCGGGTGGTCACCGGCGGCGAGCGCCTGACGCTGGACAAGCCGGGCTGGTACGTCCAGCCGACCCTGATCGCGGACACTCTGCCGGACGCGCGGATCAACAATGAAGAGGTCTTCGGGCCCGTCGCCTCGACCCTGCGGGTCAAGTCGTACGAGGAGGCACTGGAGATCGCCAACGGAGTGGAGTTCGGCCTGTCGGCGGGCATTGTGACCCAGTCCCTGAAGCACGCGCGAGACTTCCAGCGCCGGGCGAAAGCCGGGATGACCATGGTCAACCTGCCGACGGCGGGCGTGGACTATCACGTGCCCTTCGGAGGGTCGAAAAAGTCCAGCTATGGCCCGCGCGAGCAGGGCTTTGCGGCGGCCGACTTCTATACGCAGATCAAGACCAGCTATTCGGCGGGGTAG
- a CDS encoding SMP-30/gluconolactonase/LRE family protein yields MTEPVLIWDLQAELGEGPVWDAARSCVWFVDIKGRRLHRYVPASGEKTSWDAPDQIGFALPAEDGSLICGVRGGLHRFDVEAGDFSLFHPVEVDRPQNRLNDGFVSPDGALWFGSMDDSETETSGALYRWFRGELERHDDGYGVTNGPCLSPDGRTLYHHDTLAKTILAFDHSDGVLSNRRVFAVTEDGYADGPSMDAEGVLHVGLFSGWGVARFAPSGQRIGTIRLPVQTVTKAAFGGPDLRDLYCTTAWLGNADKRIEQPTLGGLYHVRVQTPGLPQSLIRL; encoded by the coding sequence ATGACCGAACCGGTTCTCATCTGGGACCTGCAGGCCGAGCTGGGCGAAGGGCCGGTCTGGGATGCGGCGCGTTCCTGTGTCTGGTTCGTCGACATCAAGGGGCGGCGGCTGCACCGCTATGTGCCCGCCAGCGGCGAGAAGACCTCCTGGGACGCACCGGACCAGATCGGCTTTGCCCTGCCGGCCGAGGACGGCTCGCTGATCTGCGGCGTGCGCGGGGGTCTTCATCGGTTCGACGTCGAGGCCGGTGATTTCTCCCTGTTTCACCCGGTGGAGGTGGACCGTCCGCAGAACCGGCTGAACGACGGCTTCGTCTCGCCGGACGGTGCGCTTTGGTTCGGGTCGATGGACGACAGCGAGACAGAGACGTCCGGAGCCCTGTATCGCTGGTTCAGGGGCGAGCTGGAGCGGCACGACGACGGCTATGGCGTCACCAACGGCCCCTGCCTCAGCCCCGATGGCCGGACGTTGTATCACCACGACACCCTGGCCAAGACGATCCTGGCTTTCGACCATTCAGACGGGGTGCTGTCCAATCGGCGCGTCTTTGCCGTCACCGAAGATGGCTATGCCGACGGCCCCAGCATGGATGCCGAGGGCGTGCTGCATGTTGGCCTGTTTAGCGGCTGGGGCGTGGCGCGTTTTGCGCCGTCGGGCCAACGGATCGGCACGATCAGACTGCCGGTCCAGACGGTGACCAAGGCGGCGTTCGGCGGGCCGGATCTGCGGGACCTGTACTGCACTACAGCCTGGCTGGGGAATGCCGACAAGCGGATCGAGCAGCCGACCCTGGGCGGGCTGTATCATGTTCGGGTCCAGACGCCGGGACTGCCCCAGAGCCTGATCCGCCTGTGA
- a CDS encoding aldose 1-epimerase, with translation MATVSPELGGAILSLDNAGVAVFRPTPDGTGEVLQTACFPLVPYVNRIADARFSHGGCDVTLPTLAQFAPHALHGDGWLRAWSVDTVEAARVVLTLEGGEDHWPWAWTAVQTIELTGDGLRIDLSMTNRAQTDAPAGLGLHPYFVRGRDTRLSFRADAVWLADAREIPERLAPADAVMDWSGGPKVSDAPFVDHAYAGWDGQAVVGDGDRRIVMIASDNCRWAQVYAPTGEDFVCVEPMSHRPDAVHAPAGEDPGLAVLKPGETLSIWMTVGIEG, from the coding sequence ATGGCGACCGTCTCTCCCGAACTGGGCGGGGCGATCCTGAGCCTCGATAACGCCGGGGTGGCGGTCTTCCGGCCGACACCGGACGGAACGGGTGAGGTGCTGCAAACGGCGTGCTTCCCCCTGGTGCCCTATGTCAACCGGATCGCCGATGCCCGGTTCAGTCATGGCGGATGCGATGTCACCCTGCCGACCTTGGCGCAGTTCGCACCGCATGCCCTGCACGGCGACGGCTGGCTGCGGGCATGGTCGGTCGATACGGTCGAGGCGGCTCGTGTCGTGCTGACGCTTGAAGGCGGCGAAGACCACTGGCCCTGGGCCTGGACCGCCGTCCAGACCATTGAACTGACGGGTGACGGGCTCCGCATCGATCTGTCCATGACCAACCGGGCTCAGACGGACGCTCCCGCAGGCCTTGGGCTCCACCCCTATTTCGTCAGGGGTCGAGATACGCGGCTCTCGTTCCGCGCCGACGCGGTCTGGCTGGCCGATGCGCGCGAAATCCCTGAGCGACTGGCCCCGGCCGATGCGGTGATGGACTGGTCGGGCGGACCCAAGGTTTCGGACGCCCCCTTCGTCGATCACGCCTATGCAGGCTGGGACGGGCAGGCCGTCGTGGGCGACGGTGACCGGCGCATCGTGATGATTGCCTCTGACAACTGTCGCTGGGCCCAGGTCTATGCCCCCACGGGCGAGGACTTTGTCTGCGTGGAGCCGATGTCTCATCGCCCCGATGCAGTGCATGCGCCGGCCGGGGAGGACCCGGGCCTCGCCGTGCTGAAGCCGGGCGAGACCCTGTCGATCTGGATGACGGTCGGGATCGAGGGCTGA